From uncultured Pseudodesulfovibrio sp.:
TTTCGCGATGAGCCAAATGTTATTGTCGAGCCGTTTGATTGTTTGTTGATCGACTATGTCGAAAGCACGGGAGCCGGAACCATTATGCGCGGTCTGCGTGCTGTTTCCGATTTTGAGTATGAATTTCAGATGGCACTCATGAATCGAAAGCTGGAGCGTGAAATTGAAACAGTTTTCATGATGACCGATTTTAAATGGATGTATTTGAGTTCCACGATAGTGAAAGAAGTCGCTCAGTACGGCGGTGATGTTTGCGGATTGGTTCCCGGACCGGTGGTCAAGGCCCTGAATATCAAATATGGATTTTCATACGGT
This genomic window contains:
- the coaD gene encoding pantetheine-phosphate adenylyltransferase, whose product is MAKLNHRTAVYPGTFDPLTMGHVSLTRRGLQVFDTVILAVAESTPKKTLFSVEERVELAKEVFRDEPNVIVEPFDCLLIDYVESTGAGTIMRGLRAVSDFEYEFQMALMNRKLEREIETVFMMTDFKWMYLSSTIVKEVAQYGGDVCGLVPGPVVKALNIKYGFSYGCGGKKKKEK